In Cololabis saira isolate AMF1-May2022 chromosome 10, fColSai1.1, whole genome shotgun sequence, a single window of DNA contains:
- the LOC133451870 gene encoding leucine-rich repeat-containing protein 30-like, whose protein sequence is MGVKQSRSFSSKDLNEVSLGPRGKSVMRDDQPSVSSAAERIRKHTTVHFGYSTLSLVMQGLDETPTELWELRELQKLNLSMNCLCSVPSGLGALDNLVILNLWGNNLSSLPPEIGLLKKLRVLFACRNRLREVPEELGSCTRLEVLSLANNQITGLPGNFAAMNSLTKLNLSHNRIVHIPACVYSMKGLVFLHLASNRLETIAEQIQDLVNLKILIVEGNSIHTLPKTLCFMESLELLNVDFNDLQNVPEEMYLLSRLKRLACHPLDKGLHIIHNPLLKPIQEVLQGGLSALYKYLKAT, encoded by the coding sequence ATGGGTGTCAAGCAGTCTCGCAGTTTCTCCAGCAAGGACTTGAATGAGGTGAGTTTGGGCCCAAGGGGGAAGAGTGTGATGAGGGACGACCAACCCAGCGTGTCTTCAGCTGCCGAGAGGATCCGTAAACACACCACCGTGCACTTTGGCTACAGCACCCTGAGTTTAGTCATGCAGGGGCTCGATGAAACCCCCACGGAGCTGTGGGAGCTCCGGGAGCTTCAGAAGCTCAACCTGTCCATGAACTGTCTGTGCTCTGTGCCTTCTGGTCTGGGTGCTTTGGACAATCTGGTGATACTCAACCTGTGGGGGAACAACCTGTCCAGCCTCCCGCCCGAGATCGGCCTCCTCAAGAAGCTGCGCGTGCTCTTCGCGTGTCGCAACCGCCTGAGGGAGGTCCCGGAGGAGCTGGGCTCCTGCACGCGCCTGGAGGTGCTCAGCCTGGCCAACAACCAGATCACGGGCCTCCCCGGAAACTTTGCGGCGATGAACAGTCTGACTAAACTCAACCTCAGCCACAACCGCATCGTTCACATCCCAGCCTGTGTCTACAGCATGAAGGGCTTGGTCTTCCTCCACCTGGCCTCCAACCGCCTGGAGACGATCGCAGAGCAGATCCAGGACCTGGTGAACCTAAAGATCCTCATCGTAGAGGGAAACAGTATACACACCTTACCTAAAACTCTCTGCTTCATGGAGTCTTTGGAACTCCTCAATGTTGACTTCAATGACCTGCAAAATGTGCCAGAAGAAATGTACTTACTCAGCAGGCTCAAGCGTTTGGCCTGCCACCCACTAGATAAAGGACTCCATATTATTCATAACCCCCTCCTTAAGCCTATCCAGGAGGTGCTGCAAGGAGGACTCAGTGCCCTCTATAAGTACCTCAAGGCCACATGA